The Bos indicus x Bos taurus breed Angus x Brahman F1 hybrid chromosome 3, Bos_hybrid_MaternalHap_v2.0, whole genome shotgun sequence genome segment TGAGGGGTCAAACGGTTTAGCCCAGCAGGGCCAACATACCACTCTTCTGGCTGGGACATGGTTCATTAGGATTAGGGGCGGCAGACAGGTGGAGGATGGGGGAACTTGGACAAGGGTGGCCGGGACGCGAGGGACCCTGGGGAAGTGGGGCAGACacgagggagagaagaaagggctAGGCCAGCGGAGGGCGCTGGAGGAGAGGGGTGGAGGCTGTGGGCCCCcaaagtgggggaggggcaggagtcCTGGAGGAGAGACTGGGTGAGAGGAGTGGGGGCCAGGAGTTGCTTCAAGTCACTGGGAAGTGTCGGGGTCTCTGGTGACTGACTCACTGGTGTGGGGTAGTTTCCTTTGCCCTTTTGCTCGATTCTGATGAGGTCTAATGGCCATGAGTCTGCTATGGGGAAGTCTCTCTCATTCCAGAAAGCTCCTCGAGGATGTCTTTGGATCAGAGGTTCGgcttctgtctcctctgcctcACCCACAGCTTGTCTGAGGGCTGTGTCTTTTAATTCCTCAGCTGTGAAATGTGGAGATTAGAGACCTTACCTATCCCTTTGCAACTAGATAAAGAATTCTAAGACATACACGGTAAAAGCCCTCCGGAACCTTAGAATATGGTGAGAAATTCTAGGGCCTTTAAAGAGCCACAGAACCTGGTGGGCCTCACCTGGAGACAGGCAAACATTTAGTCTCCTCAGCCATGTCCAAGGTCACGAAGGATGCTGTGCAGCCCTTGGAGGCAGAGGAGCCGAGCGTGGCGCGGGCTGTGGTCCGCAGCACGGGGGGCTTTATCCTGGGCTTGTCCCTGGCCACAGCCTACGGGCTGCTGGAGCTGCTGGTGGAAGGGCATAGCCCCTGGGGCTGCCTGGTGGGCACCTTCACTTTGGCCGCCTTCCTTAGTCTGGGCATGGGATTCTCCCGCCAGGTCCGGGTCACTGTCCTTTTGCTGCTGCCCCAGGCCTTCTCCAGTGAGTTTGGcgcccagtgcagggggtgggcccagtggaggggctggggcaggagggaTCTTGCGGGAGAGGGAGGTtgagggaagccctgctgccTTCTGTACAGCGCTTGTACATGCTGCCATGGGCAAGGCTGCTGGCTTGGTTCCCACGGTGCTCTCTCCCCAGAGCAGGGCCGGACACTGCTGTTGGTGGCTGCCTTTGGGTTGGTGTTGCAAGGGCCTTGTGCCAACACCCTGCGCAACTTCACCCAGGCCAGTGAGGCTGTGGCCTGTGGGGCAGAACTGGCCCTGAACCAGACCGCCAAAGTGCTGGAGAGGGCCAAGCAGCCCCTCGTCAGTAAGGCCACCCACCTCCACGGGCCCCTGCACTCCCCTCCGCCTGCGCGTTCACAGTCCTCTGGCTCCATTCCTCTCTGTTGGTCCTGGGCCTTAACTTCAAAGCATCCAGCAGGACCCCCTGACCCTCGCTCTCTGGCCCACTCCACTGCCAGATGGATTATCTCCCAGACCCCAGCATCTGGACAGCTCCCCTGCTCCACTCCCTACTCCAGGGTAATGGTTAGAACCAGCCTCTAGAGGAGGAGACCCAACCGGacccctgcccctgcctctcAGGTGCTCTGAACAAGATTAAAGCCATTGCCCAGAGAGCCAAGCAGGTGGCTGACCGGGTCCGAAAGTTCTTCCGGTCAATCATGGATGGCGTGAAGCACGTAGGTCAGCACGTTAGCATGTCTGTTTTGGGGGGCCAGGATTTACCCAGTCTCCTTACCCTCACCCCTGTCCAGGACTTCTTGGGCCCTGCCAGAGTGCTAACTAGACCCCACTGGATAAAGCACAGCCCGGCCCCTGACCACAGGCCTTTCCGGCCCCGGGTGCTGCCCTGGTGTTCCCCCCAACCCCCCTGAGAAGATGCTGCAGGACTCCTGGGTACCAGCCCCGTAGCCGTTCCCAGCCAGGGCCCTGCGGAACGTGTGGTATTGGCTCCTGCACATCGGCGATGTGTGCAACTCGGAGCTGGGCAACCCCTACTTGAAGTGTGCTCGGGTCTTTGATGACGCCAAGGACAGCTGCATGAAGGTCATACCACAAGCCTACCACCTGTGCTTCGTGCTCATGCCCTTCAAGCTGATGCTCTGTGGACTTGCCAGTGGTGAGAGAATGTGGACTTACTGGTGGGAATGGGGGCCCGGCAAATGTAGGGGTCAGCTGGGTGAGCGGGCCCAGGTGAGCAGTAGTGTAGTCGTAgcgtgtatgtgcttagtcgtgtctgattctttgcgactccatggactgtagcccaccaggctcctcggtccatgggatttcccaggcaagaatactggagtgggttgccatttcctcctccaggggatcttcctgatccagggatcaaatccacatctcctgctttggcaggcaaattctttaccactgagccacctgggaagcccccttccaGGGGACTAATGAGGGGCAATAAATATGGGGCCAACAAGGATGTTGGGTGCCATGCAGGATTAGGGAGCAGGTAGGGGGAAAACCAGTGTGGAGGGTGGGGTAGTAGGGAGAAGCCAACAGGTTTTGAGCTGATGTGGAGGCCAGCAGGAACAGTGAAAATTTGGGAGGCCCTGTGAGAGCAAGGTCTCTGGAGATTGGAGAGACAGGCTACGTCTCCTTGCCCCTGCTGACACTCAGTCTTGGCTCTCAGTGGTCCAGGTGTTCTGCATCATCCCTGGCTATATCCAGACCTTCCTGCGAGAGACCATGAGTACCCGTGAGTGATCCCCGCCTAGCCCTACTCATGCGGTGCTCCCCGGAGGCCTCCCTCCCTCATATCAGCATGTGCCAACCCAGGAGTGCTCCCAGTCCACAGATGAGAATTCAGGAAAAGACCTCCAGAGGTTACCCAGGCCAATGTCCACGTTGTACAGATTAGGAAATTGGGGCCCAGTGAAGAGAGGGTGCTTCATTAAAGCCTGACTTGAGAGCAGGAGCTGGGGAGAGAAGCAGGGCCCCCTGTTCCTTGTGAAGGCAGAAGCCTGGTGCTAAGCGTGCATCGGCCATGGCATAGACTGTGGAGGCTCTGTCCCCTCCTCAGTCCACTGTAGGTCCGCACACTGGGGGTTTGTAGCTGACCTGGGAGCCATGGGACCCCTGGGCTGGCCAGGCCCCTCCAGGGTGCAGCCCTGCCCCCTTGTAACTCTCCTTGCTCACATCTCCCCTGGACACGGGGCCTCAGCTGTGAGGAATTTGATTAACCGAGTGCGTCAAGAGTTTGAGTTCAACATGACAGCCACCCATTACTTCTCTGTGGATCTCAACGCCTCTCGGAGCCTGTCCCAGGTAGCTCTGGACCTCCAGGAAGCCGTCAGCATGAAGCTGTACCGCGTCCGAGAGGCCTTGGCTCTGATGGGCTACACCACACCTCTGCTGCTCCTGCTTCTTTACCTCCAGTGAGGCGCTGGAGGGCCCCGCCAAtgcaggggtgggagagagggctGTTGGGGGCCAGCTTGTCCCCATGGCATCCTGGGAGGCTGGAGCTCGTGGGCAGGGGTGAGAGTTGGGAGGGTGGTGGCCTGGGATGTCTGGTTGGGGCTGCTGAGGGGCCTCACGTGTGTCCCACCAGAGCCCTGTATTACCGGTACGGTTACCTGAACTGGGACAGTTTCAACAACGTCTACATCACCAGCCGATTCCTGCGCATGGAGGCTGTCCGCTCCAGGGCAGGACTGCCCACGGTGCTGCCGCTCACCGCCCACGAGGCCAGACACTACATCCAGCCAGGCAAGGGCCCTGAGGACCGGAGATAGGGTCCCTCCAACCCCACTGCTCTGCCCAGAAGTGCTGGGCACAGGCCTGGCTCAGGGCAGGGCCAGAGATGGGGGacgacagagaaaaagaaaatttcaggcttgggaggtgggggagacaCAACCCTATCCTTGGGAAGCCTCAGCCTAAAAGGGGGGGATGTCTCAGAGCATGCAAACAAAGAGAAGAGGGGCAGGTAATGCTTCTGGTAGCACCCCGGATGTCAAGACAGAGGGAAGGATAGGTGGAGAGTGGATGTGGAGCAAGGGAAGTGAAGCTGGGGAGGCTTTTGGAGGTGGTGAGCAAGAATGTGCATGCGTGCTGATATGGAGGTGAAGCAGCCAGCAGGAGGTGGGGAGCAGTGCTGTCTCTGAAGTGGGGGGCGGGGAACCACATAAGGGTATCAGGGATGCCTTAGAAGTGGGGATTCCTGGAGACTGAAAACTGGCCACCAGGTCAAGGTGGAGATACTAGGTGTGTATCTCGAGCCACAGAGGCCCTGCCCAGGAAGGGTGCTTCCTTCCCACTCTTGCACAGGGGTCCTCACAGCTTCCGCATCTTCCAGGTGAGCAGACATGACCCAGTCTGATGAGGGGCAGGAGCTGCCTCCAGGAGGGAGGTCTCTCTAGGAGCTAGGGTCTGGTGGGAAGGAGAATTGCGGACAGTCCTCCTGACCAGCCCTCCCGACCAGCCCTCCCTCATGCAGGCTCCATCTTCTTGTCCCGGTGGGAGCAGATTTTTTGCATCCTGGCAATCTTCCACCTTGCCCGGCACCTCCTCCTCGTGCTGTTCCTGGTCTTCCTGGACTATGCCGTCTTCTGGGTCCTGGACCTGGCTCGGTACCACCTGCAGGGGGAGGTTGTGGCCCGAAGTGAGTGCCCGAATTTCCCTAGCTTCCTTAGTCCTGGGGGATGGCCTGAATGTCCCCCTGTTGCTGCTACTTACCAGCCGATGACATTGCCCGTCCTCCAACCCCATCCTCTGGTAACCCCTGTGCCCAGTTCAAGATTACACCATAACAcagtagaggaaaacataagctcTAAAGTCAGACTGGCCTGGGGTTAAATCTCAGCAGTGTCCTTTACCAGATGGTGACCTTGAGCAGTTTGCTCAACCTCCCGGACCTTCAGTTGCCTCATCTGAACCATGGGACAGTAATGGAAGCAGCTTCTCTGGGTGGCTCTACATAGATGAGACCACATGTGTGAGTGCCTGGTGGACCTTGGATTGACAGCATGCCATAAACCAGAGAACAGAGTTAATCTAATCCTTTATACCAGAGGCCcaacagaaaaagtaaaaaaaaaccaaaaactcgAAACGATCGATACACAGTCAGTGCTTAACAAATgctttacttttgaaaaaattttaaaaatttgattgaaatacagttgacttacaatgttttaatttctgctgtacatcaaagagattcagttatatgtaaatatatatctattccttttcatattcttttctattatgatttatcacaggatactgactacagctccctgtgccacacagtaggaccttatttatccatcttatatataACAGCTTGCATCTGCCAATCCCACACTCCCAAACCCTCCCTCTCCCaacaaatgctttaaaataaacgTTTCTGGGTGGTCATGGAGTCTGGGCATGGACCCATAGGCTATCAAGGTCATTTCAGATCTGGTGGCCTGAGAAGGCAGACCACGTAGGTACCAGTGCCGGTCAGTTCTGGACCACGGAGCCAGGCCTAGTTTCCAAGAGCTGATGCCGGGGCCTGGAGCACCATGAGGGGAGCCTGGGGGTGCCTGGGGGTCCCTGGGGGGCTTCTGGTGGGGCCTGGGGGCCATCTCTATGCTTTGCACCATCCACCTGCCACCCTCCAGAAGATGTGGTCTTTTGTGCATGGTGGAGTGGGCAGCTTCGAAGAACATCCCTCACACAGGGTCTCGCTGCCCAGGCCCTGTGTTCATGTCCATAACTGTGGAAGGCACTGGCTCCACGGGGAAGATTTACCGCGACCTAGTATCGGCATTCGATGTCCTCCAGCAAGGCAACATCACCGTCCTGTCCCGACGCTGCCAGCTGCATCCCTCAGAGCCCAACTCCACTGGTTACATAATCATCGGTATCCACACCTCCGAGGGCGCTGGGGGGACAGACAGTTCAGGGCATGAGGGGCACAGCCCGCTGAGGGTGAGTGTGGCTGGCACCTGGTGCCCCCCAGCGGCAGCTTACTGGGTCTGCTGTGCCCCCAGGCGTCATGTATGGCCTTTGCTTCTTTGTCACTTTGTTCGGCAACCATGTCAGTCGGCTGCGGCGGCTCATCTGTGCCTCCTACTACCCATCTCGGGAGCAGGTGAGGGGCCAAGGCCAGCTCCTGCTCCCCCTCAAGGGGGCTAAGCTCCTGGCTGGCTGTCTTGGTTTGGGGGAGTTCAGAAGCCTTCTGCAGCCCAGCTCTCTCCCTCTGGTTGAACCCCAAAGCAAATGACCTGGACCACAGAAGGGAGAAATGGTGCCTCTTGAGATAAAGCTTGCTTCCAAAGATTAGTTAAAACCCTggggaaggggacttccctggtggtccagtggctcagactccatgttcccaactcaggaggcccaggtttgattcctggtcagggaactagaccccacatgccaaaactaaggatctggtgcagccaaatcacaaattaacaacaaaacaaataaaaaccctgGGGGACAGGAGCCATGCTGGTGTTGAGGTGGGAATGAAAACCTGCCATTTGTTTACTTACTCATGActcattgagcacctactgtatgctggTCACCATGCCGGTCACCATGCCGGCGGCTTCAGGGATGCAGAGATGAACCAGACACAGTCTCGGGGCAGGTTTTAACAAAACAGTTACAATGGAAAAAGTATttttaggaaattccctggccatccagtgattaggactccgagctcccactgcagggggtgacAGGGTGAGGgtgcaatccctggttggagaattaagACCCCACAAACCTtggagcacagccaaaaaaaaaaagagaaagaaaaaagtgtttttattaaGGGATAAATAAACTGCTATGGAAACCCAGAGGAGGGGATGGGTGCGTCCAcctagggaagccctgaagtcTTCCCCCAGGAAGGGGCATTGAGCCAAGCCTACAAGGAGTCATAGGAAATGGAGAGAAGGTAAAGGTAAGGGGTGGGgtgagtgcagagggcattccaggcagacaggaTCAAAGGGACCCCATCCTTGACTTCCCCTCCACCAGGAGAGGATCTCCTACCTCTACAATGTACTTCTGAGCCGCCGAACCAAGCTGCTGGCTGCCCTGCACCGATCAGTGAGGAGACGGGCAGCTGACCACAGCCACATGAGCATCCTCCTAGTGCTGGCCGGACGGTAAGCCCACTGTCTTTCCTTATAAGAAGTGGAGTGAGAGGGAGTAGAAAAAGAACCAGAGGTCAGAACGGATCACTGTCCTTCCTAGGTGTCCAGAGATTTGGTTGAAGAGGGTGCTCATTCATGAATGGATGGGGGATGAGACTCTGTAGGGGTGGGGAGtcaaaggaggaggaggacaggaagAAGGGAGGTTCTTGCTATAGTTGGAGGGATGGAGGTTAGACTGTAGGGAGACCTACCTTTGATTTGGAGGGtgatacggaatgaagcagggcaaagactaatagagttttgccaagaaaatgcactggtcataacaaacaccctcttccaacaacacaagagaagactctatacatggacatcaccagatggtcaacaccaaaatcagattgatgatattctttgcagccaaagatggagaagctctatacagccagcaaaaacaagaccaggagctgactgtggctcagaccatgaactccttactgccaaattcagacttaaattgaagaaagtagggaaaaccactagaccattcaggtatgacctaaatcaaatcccttatgattatacagtggaagtgagaaatagatttaagggactagatctgatagatagagtgcctgatgaactatggaatgaggttcgtgacactgtacaggagacagggatcaagaccatccccatggaaaagaaatgcaaaaaagcaaaatggctgtctggggaggccttacaaatagctgtgaaaagaagagaagtgaaaagcaaaggagaaaaggaaagatataagcatctgaatgcagagttccaaagaatagcaagaagagataagaaagccttcttcagcgatcaatgcaaaaaaattgagggaaacaacagaatgggaaagactagagatctcttcaataaaattagagataccaagggaacatttcatgcaaagatgggctcgataaaggacagaaatggtatggacctaacagaagcagaagacattaagaagagatggcaagaatacacagaagaactgtacaaaaaagatcttcacaacccagataatcacgatggtgtgatcactgacctagagccagacatcctggaatgtgaagtcaagtgggccttagaaagcatcactacgaacaaagctagtggaggtgatggaattccagttgagctctttcaaatcctgaaagatgatgctgtgaaagtgctgcactcaatatgccagcaaatttggaaaactcagcagtggccacaggactggaaaaggtcagttttcattccaattccaaggaaaagcaatgccaaagaatgctcaaactaccgcacaattgcactcatctcacatgctagtaaagtaatgctcaaaattctccaagccaggcttcagcaatatgtgaaccgtgaacttcctgatgttcaagctggttttagaaaaggcagaagaaccagagatcaaattgccaacatctgctggatcatggaaaaagcaagagagttccagaaaaacatctatttctgctttattgactatgccaaagcctttgattgtgtggatcacaatcaactgtggaaaattctgaaagagatgggaataccagaccacctgacctgcctcttgagaaatttgtatgcaggtcaggaagcaacagttagaactggacatggaacaacagactggtttcaaataggaaaaggagttcgtcaaggctgtatattgtcaccctgtttatttaacttatatgcagagtacatcatgagaaacgctggactggaagaagcacaagctggaatcaagattgccaggagaaatatcagtaacctcagatatgcagatgacaccacccttatggcagaaagtgaagaggaactcaaaagcctcttgataaaagtgaaagtggagagtgaaaaagttggcttaaagctcaacattcagaaaacgaagatcatggcatccagtctcatcacttcatgggaaatagatggggaaacagtggaaacagtgtcagactttatttttgggggctccaaaaccactgcagatggtgactgcagccatgaaattaaaaaacgcttactccttggaaggaaagttacgaccaacctagatagcatattcaaaagcagagacattactttgccaacaaaggtttgtctagtcaaggctttggtttttccagtggtcatgtatggatgtgagagttggactgtgaagaaggctgagtgccgaagaattgatggttttgaactgtggtgttggagaagactcttgagagtcccttggactgcaaggagatccaaccagtccattctgaaggagattagccctgggatttctttggaaggaatgatgctaaagctgaaactccagtactttggccacctcatgcgaagagttgactcattggaaaagactgatgctgggagggattgagggcaggaggagaaggggacgacagaggatgagatggctggatggcatcacccactcgatggacgtgagtctaagtgaactccgggagttggtgatggacagggaggcctggcctgctgcgattcatgtgttgcaaagagtcgtgtcgcaaagagtcggacacaactgagtgactgaactgaactgaactggagaggaTGAGGGTTAGTTAGGCCGGCTGGGCTggcctgctttttaaaaaattaatttaaaaagtgtaatatagttgatttacaattatgtgttaatttctgctgtattatatagcaaagtgatttagccatccacacatatacactctttcttaaaaaaattcttttttgttatggtttatcacagaatatagaataaggttccctgtgttatacattaGGGCTTTGTTATTTAccattctatatatactagtttgcatctgcaaaCCCAAAATTCCCACTCCATCTCTGCCTTTCCCCCTCCCCttgcaaccacaagtctgttctccatgtctgtgagtctgtttccccatgtctgtgagtctgttcctccatgtctgtgagtctgtttccccatgtctttgagtctgttcctccatgtctgtgagtctgtttccccatg includes the following:
- the DCST2 gene encoding DC-STAMP domain-containing protein 2 gives rise to the protein MSKVTKDAVQPLEAEEPSVARAVVRSTGGFILGLSLATAYGLLELLVEGHSPWGCLVGTFTLAAFLSLGMGFSRQVRVTVLLLLPQAFSKQGRTLLLVAAFGLVLQGPCANTLRNFTQASEAVACGAELALNQTAKVLERAKQPLVSALNKIKAIAQRAKQVADRVRKFFRSIMDGVKHVARALRNVWYWLLHIGDVCNSELGNPYLKCARVFDDAKDSCMKVIPQAYHLCFVLMPFKLMLCGLASVVQVFCIIPGYIQTFLRETMSTPVRNLINRVRQEFEFNMTATHYFSVDLNASRSLSQVALDLQEAVSMKLYRVREALALMGYTTPLLLLLLYLQALYYRYGYLNWDSFNNVYITSRFLRMEAVRSRAGLPTVLPLTAHEARHYIQPGSIFLSRWEQIFCILAIFHLARHLLLVLFLVFLDYAVFWVLDLARYHLQGEVVARSPVFMSITVEGTGSTGKIYRDLVSAFDVLQQGNITVLSRRCQLHPSEPNSTGYIIIGVMYGLCFFVTLFGNHVSRLRRLICASYYPSREQERISYLYNVLLSRRTKLLAALHRSVRRRAADHSHMSILLVLAGRCSCLVPFISYFSQHQTYCLGCGQPQDEGDTENSVACGTPGCRGLFCLTCFRLLGNTCSVCASPLSYQEELDLELDSSDEEGPRLWLAAAHRKGPEQEALLRQQLQEALGRTLSWDSMSESSDLDEEKGLRERRHR